A window of the Synechococcus sp. LTW-R genome harbors these coding sequences:
- the trxA gene encoding thioredoxin, with product MSSAAAVTDASFEQDVLKSDVPVLVDFWAPWCGPCRMVAPIVDEISKEFEGKIKVFKLNTDENPNVASQYGIRSIPTLMVFKDGQKVDTVVGAVPKTTLSGTISKYL from the coding sequence ATGTCCAGCGCCGCAGCCGTCACCGACGCTTCCTTCGAGCAAGACGTGCTCAAGAGCGATGTACCCGTTCTTGTGGATTTCTGGGCTCCCTGGTGCGGCCCCTGCCGCATGGTCGCTCCGATCGTTGACGAGATCTCGAAAGAGTTCGAAGGCAAGATCAAAGTCTTCAAGCTGAACACCGACGAGAACCCCAACGTCGCCAGCCAGTACGGCATCCGCAGCATTCCCACCCTGATGGTCTTCAAGGACGGCCAAAAGGTGGACACCGTTGTCGGCGCCGTGCCCAAGACCACCCTCTCCGGCACCATCTCCAAGTACCTCTGA